From the genome of Cytobacillus luteolus, one region includes:
- the argS gene encoding arginine--tRNA ligase, producing the protein MDFKLKVAEMIKASTTIELEVEAIASLIEVPKHKAHGDYAFPCFVLAKTLKKAPQMIAMELSGEIKGELIESIEPVGPYLNFHLNREYVSKEILKMILAANEDYGKVALGNGEKITIDFSSPNIAKPFSMGHLRSTMIGNSLALIAEKCGYESVRINHIGDWGTQFGKLIVAFKNWGNEEKVQQNPIKELFTLYTLFHEKADEDVSLNDEARAWFKRLEDGDEEARRLWKWFRDESLKEFEKIYTLLGVHFSSNHGEAFYNDKMEPVIELLAKKNLLVTSDGAEVVELGELELPPCLIKKSDGATLYATRDLAAAMYRQSTYQFEKAFYVVGNEQTLHFKQVFAVLKKLGFDWANEMVHIPFGMILKDGKKMSTRKGKVVLLEEVLNETISSAKRIILEKNPSLENKDEVAELVGVGAVVFHDLKNFRMNDIEFSIDEMLKFEGETGPYVQYTHARACSILRKAGYRSGEGNFNGLNDDYSWQVVKQLQDFPAIIEKSFDQHDPSQIAKYVVNLSQAFNKFYGNVKILDDKENLNAKLSVVYCVTLVIKEGLRLLGISAPAEM; encoded by the coding sequence ATGGATTTTAAATTAAAAGTCGCTGAGATGATTAAAGCATCAACAACAATTGAACTTGAGGTAGAAGCAATCGCATCACTTATTGAAGTACCAAAACACAAAGCACATGGTGATTATGCTTTTCCGTGCTTCGTCTTAGCAAAAACACTAAAAAAAGCACCACAAATGATTGCGATGGAATTAAGTGGGGAAATAAAAGGTGAACTAATCGAGAGTATTGAACCAGTTGGACCTTATCTGAATTTTCATCTTAACCGTGAATACGTCAGCAAAGAAATTTTGAAAATGATTTTAGCTGCCAATGAAGACTATGGAAAAGTAGCGTTAGGGAATGGCGAAAAAATCACAATTGACTTTTCTTCCCCAAATATCGCAAAGCCATTTTCAATGGGACATCTACGTTCAACGATGATTGGAAATTCACTTGCACTTATTGCCGAGAAATGTGGGTATGAAAGTGTAAGAATTAACCATATTGGAGATTGGGGTACCCAGTTTGGAAAGCTTATTGTGGCTTTTAAAAATTGGGGTAACGAGGAAAAAGTACAGCAAAATCCTATAAAGGAGCTATTCACTCTTTATACTCTTTTTCACGAGAAAGCTGATGAGGACGTAAGTTTAAATGATGAGGCAAGAGCCTGGTTTAAACGCCTAGAGGATGGAGATGAAGAAGCTAGAAGACTGTGGAAATGGTTCAGAGATGAATCTTTAAAAGAGTTTGAGAAAATTTACACACTTCTCGGTGTTCATTTTTCATCAAATCATGGTGAAGCTTTTTATAATGATAAAATGGAGCCAGTCATCGAGCTATTGGCTAAGAAAAACTTGCTTGTAACTTCGGACGGGGCGGAGGTTGTAGAGCTAGGGGAGCTAGAACTACCTCCTTGTTTAATCAAAAAATCTGATGGAGCAACTCTGTATGCAACAAGAGACCTAGCTGCAGCAATGTACCGTCAATCTACGTATCAGTTTGAAAAAGCCTTTTATGTAGTTGGAAATGAGCAAACCTTACACTTTAAGCAGGTCTTTGCTGTATTAAAAAAACTGGGCTTTGATTGGGCTAACGAAATGGTGCACATCCCATTTGGAATGATTCTGAAAGATGGCAAGAAAATGTCAACTAGAAAAGGGAAGGTTGTACTACTTGAGGAAGTATTAAATGAAACTATTTCTTCAGCGAAACGTATTATTTTAGAGAAGAATCCAAGTCTTGAAAATAAAGATGAGGTTGCGGAGCTAGTTGGGGTTGGGGCAGTTGTTTTCCATGATCTAAAGAACTTCCGTATGAATGACATTGAGTTTTCAATTGATGAAATGTTGAAGTTTGAAGGCGAAACAGGGCCGTATGTTCAGTACACTCATGCAAGAGCATGTTCTATTTTACGAAAAGCCGGGTATCGTTCAGGTGAAGGTAACTTTAATGGCTTAAACGATGACTACAGTTGGCAAGTGGTCAAACAACTTCAAGATTTCCCAGCTATTATTGAGAAATCGTTTGATCAGCATGACCCATCGCAGATCGCTAAATATGTCGTCAATCTTTCACAGGCATTTAACAAATTTTATGGGAATGTAAAAATATTAGATGACAAG